The Actinomadura graeca nucleotide sequence ACGAGCCCGGCACCGGTAGCCAGTACCTCGACCGCTACCCCTGGCATCTGGCGGTTCAAGCGGTGGCGGAGCGGTTGAGCAGTGACTGAGCCACGCTCAACGCTGGTCACGGCGTAGGGCCCCACGCTCACGCAAGATTTGTTTCAACGTCGTTCGCCCCACCTCGTAAGCCTCAGCTAGCTTCCATGCTGGCTCACCGGCGATAGCGCGACACCATCGCTGTAATCGTCGTCCTCGGTCAGCCGATCTTTGACGCGGCGCGACGGGCGAAACGTCCGTACTGACCGCACGCTGGTGGAGGTCTCGGTGCCGTCCTCGAAGCTCGCGCGTAGGTTCCGCGCGGTGTGTTCAAGATCAATGAGAATATCTACTCGGTTGGCCTACCAGCGGACGAGCTCCACGGCAGCAACGTATGCTCACTGCCCTTCGGGCGGATTTGCGGTTGCCCGCTGTGCTTTCGCCAGCGCGGCGGGGGTTGGCTAGTAGGTCGTATTGGTGAACGAGACGCTTTGGCCTGCACTTTCGTCCTCTGGCAGGTCGGCTCGGACCCTTCTCGGCGCATGCTTGGCGGGCAGCCGCCCGGGATCAGAGGACGATGTCCTCGGGGCGTGTGAGCTCTCGGGGCGCCGGTGTCGCTTCCAAGCGCTCCAGGGGGTCGGCCTGGATGTGCTGGTCGAAGCCCAGGCCCGTGATGTCGGCGATGCGGCGGACGGGCACCTGGAACGTCCTGTAGGCGCCGTAGGAGAAGGACTCCTCGGTCGGCAGGTCCTCGATCAGGGCCGCCTGGCTCAGCAGGTAGCCGGTCACCGACAGCTCGCCCGACTCGCGGGCCATCGCGACGACCTTCCAGAACTCGCGGGGCAGCTGGACGCCCCGGTAGGCGTCGTCGTCGTCCGCTAGGACGGGGCCCGTGAAGACGGTGACGGCCAGGTCGTGGTTGTCGGCGTTGCCGAGGACGTAGTCCTCCAGCCCGAGCCACAGGGTCTGGCCCGCGTTGAACGCGTGGTGCTGCGGGGTGGAGTTCGTGAAGTGGAACGTGTCGTCCTCGGCGGCCTTGGCCTCGACGGCGGTGGTGCCCCACGCGGGGTCCAGGCGGCGCACCAGATGCCCGCGGTCCAGGTCGTTGTCGCGGTACACGCTCTCGCCGGTCTGCTCCCCCACCGGCAACCGCGGGTCGAAGATCCAGCGGTCGCTCTGCCGCTTGGGCCGCTTGGCGAGCGCGCCGTCGATGTTCCCGGCGGTGAACAGGGCGAGCCTGCGGCGCCTGTGCATGACGACGCTGAAGTGGTGGTAGCGCAGCTCGGCGGACGCGACGGCGGCCAGTTCCGCGGACGGGACGGGCAGCGGCAGCGGCCGGGCCAGGAACGCCGGGTCGTAGCCGCCGCGGCCCGCGTAGTCGGGGTCGAGCGCGACGGCGGGGGCGTCGCGGAGGGCGGTGCCCTCGGGCCGGGCGGGCGCGAAGATCGCCTCGGCGAGCCCACGCTGCTCGCCGGTCAGGTCCGCCTCGCGCACCGCGCGGCAGATCCGGCTGATGCGGATCCCCTCGTTGACGAACCCGCCCAGCTCGTCCTGCCGCGGCGCGGGCACGCTGGCATGGTGGAGCGCGACGACCTCCCACTGGTCGTTGAACACCGGCGAGCCGGACGAGCCCGGCTCGGTGTCGGCCGCGTAGTGCAGGAACCCGCCGGGGACGTCGACGATCCGGTTCTCGCGGAGCGCCACCTGCTTCCTCCCCCCGCGCGGATGCTGGACGATCGTGACGAACTCCCCGACGATCTCCTTGCCCTCGGCCTCGATCAGCGGGTCGAACCCGAACTCCGCGAGGTCGGCGGGCGGGGCGCCCACGGCGACCAGGGCGAAGTCGAGCCCGGCGTCGGCGAGGAAGAACCGGTCGGGGTCCAGCGGGTGGACCACGCTCGGCAGCGGGCGGCCGTCGACGCCGTCCTGGTAGTCGAACTCGGCCGCGCTGGTGCGCGCCGTCGCGGCGTTCGGCAGCACGTGGTGGTTGGTCAGCAGCAGGACCGGGGAGACCAGCGCGCCGGTCCCGTATCCGACGGTGCGCCCGTCGCCGTCTCGGATGTCGATCCGCGCCACGGCGCGGGACGCGGCGACGCCGGCGTCCAGGTACCGCACGCCGAGGTAGTCGACCGTGTCGATGATCCGCTGGAGGCGCGGGTCCGGTTCCAGGACGCCGCCGTCCCCGGCGAGGCGGCCGAGCCGGTCGACCCGCCTGGCGATCCGCTCCGGGCTGTCGGCCACGGCCAGGCCGCCCGGTGAGGCCAGTGCCGTCTCGCGCTCGCGCCGTTCCGGCGTGCGCTCCGCCACCCGGCGCGCCGCCTCCGCGCGCTGCCGGTCGTGCTCCCGCTCGTAGAGTTCCATCTCATGCCCCGGTGATGGCTTGGGTCCGCTCACTTCCATTGAGGCGCGGAACACCGGCCCCAGAACACCCCATTTGTCACTTTTTAGCGCCTTATCGGCGATTCGGTAGCCGGATTTACCCGAGGACGAGGGGGCGTTGACGGTCGGTCCTGCCCCACGAGGCCGTGGTCGGTGAGCTCCCAGAAGTGGCGTCGGCTTGGCCTGGCGAGCTGGTAGAGCGCCTTGTAGGCGGCGACGCTCATCAGACCCCAGTAGAGCGGGACGGTCACCATCGTGCGCACGGCCGGGAACAGGCCGCGCTCCATGCACCCGGCCATCGCGCAGTAGATCATCAGGAGGTTGCCGACGATCATCGTGGTGACGCCGCCGTAGAGGGTCAGGGGCGCGAACATCGGCTGGATGTGGCGGGTGCCGGTGCAGAGGTAGACCAGCGTCAGCGTCCAGAAGAACGGGTTCACCAGGGTGGTGAGCGCCGGGAAGCCCATCGTGAGGTGGAAGGCGAGGGTCCGCCTCGTCCCCAGCTGGCGCCACAGCAGCACCGGGTGGCGGGTGTGGACGAGCCACGTCTGCAGGTAGCCCTTGATCCAGCGGCTGCGCTGGCGGATCCAGTTGCCGAGCCTGCTGTTGGCCTCCTCCTCGGTGACCGAGGCCATCATGCGCACCTCCCAGCCCCGGCGCGCGATGCGGATGCCGAGGTCGGCGTCCTCGGTGACGTTGTAGGGGTCCCAGCCGCCGAGCGCCGCGAGGGCGTCGCCGCGGAAGTGGTTGGACGTGCCGCCGAGCGGGATCGCGAGGCGCAGGCGGTCGAGACCGCGCAGCCAGAGGCCGAAGGTGGTGGCGTACTCGGCGGCGAAACATCGGGTCAGCCAGTTGGTCCAGGGGTTCCAGTACTGGAGTTCGGCCTGGACGCACACCACCCGGTCGGGCTGGGAGCGGAACGCCCGCACCGCCTTGCGGAGCTGGTCAGGGTCGGGACGGTCCTCGGCGTCGTAGATGACCACGAACTCGCCGCGCGCCCTGGCGAGCCCGACGTTGCACGCCTTCGGCTTCGTGCGGGGCAGGGACGGGGGGATGCGCACGACCTCGAACGGCGGGCCCAGGCCGGGCAGCGCGGCCCGGGTCTCCTCGTCGTCGTCCTCGATCAGCAGGAGGATCTGGAGCCGGTCGGCGGGATAGTCCAGCCGCCCGAGCCGGTCGAGCAGCTCCGGCAGCACGTTCGCCTCGCGGTAGAGCGGGACCAGGACGGTGTAGACGGGCAGTTCGCCGTCCGGGAGGGGCGGCGTCCCGTCCTCCCCCGGATCGGCCGGCCGCGACGTCCAGGCCGCGGCCACCATCGCCGCCCGGAAGACCAGCGACAGCAGGTAGACGGCGGTGACCACGGTGACCGCCGTCTCGGCCAGCCGGCCCGGCGGCGGCCCGAGGCCCGCCGTCACATGCAGGACGGACACGGCGCCGACGGCGGTGACCAGGACGGCGGCGACGGCCACCTGTCCGCGGCTCAGCACCCGCCGGGCGCTCAGCCCGTCATCCAGCGGCGTGATCGGGACGGACGGGGCGGACGACCCGAGCGCGGTCCCCGTCAGCGTCATGGCGTGCCCGCCCGGCGGTAGACGCGCTGGTCCGCGTCCTGGTAGACGAGGGCGTAGCCGCGGAGCGCCGACGGGTCGCCGCGCAGCGTGCGCCAGGTCCGGTCGGGCGAACCGGCGAGGGTGCGGGCGTAGATCCAGCGGACGCGGCTGTCGGCCGGATCCGCCAGGGCCCGCTCCCACAGGCGGAAGCTCCCCTCGTAGAGGACCCGCCCCATCGGGACCCGGGACCCGAAGGCGACCTGCTCGTTCCCGTGGTTCTCCATCAGGACGGTGCCGCCGTCGTAATGGGCCCGCAGCCACCGCGCGGCGTCGCGGGCGCGCTGCCCGGGGGCGGCGTCCTTCCAGCCCAGCGGCTCGGCGAGGGTCGCGGTCCCGGGCACCGCGACCACGGTGGCGGCCACGGCGGCCGCCGCGGCGGCGCGTACGCGCCCGAGCATCCGCGGCCTGGAGGGCAGCAGGGACACCGGGTACCCGGCGAAGACCGCCACCGCCAGCGCCATCACCAGCCCGAACCGGACGTTGTAGAAGTGCCCGTGGACCTCGGGGACGTGCAGCGGACGCTGCCCGCTGAAGAGGGCGTAGACGAAGAACGGCGCGAAGACCAGCAGGACGTAGGGGGCGACGGCGGACGGCCGCAGCCGCAGCCGCCACCCGTAGGCGGCCAGCCCCGCCAGGGCCGCCGCGAGCGCCGGATAACCGAGATCGTGGACGACGGCCATGGCGTACGTCCGCGCCGAGGCGGCCAGGGCACCGACATTCTCGTCCCCGGCCATGACCCAATTCGAGGGTTTCGCATATTCGCCGGAATACCAGAAGAAAGGGTCACCGAAGATCACATAGGCCCATCCCGTCCAGGCCGCGATACCGCTGAAGGCCACGATCGCGAAAAAGGCGAGGTGCGCTTCCAGATAGGCGTATCCCTTCCGGCGCCGCAGCGCGGTGTAGCCGACGACGGCGAGGACGGCCACCGCCAGCAGCCAGCCCTCGTAGCGGGTCAGGGTGGCCGCCGCGGTCGCCGCCGACGCCATCGCCAGCCGCGGAAGGCGCCCGCCGTGGCACCACGCCTGGAGGTGGTGGACGGCCGCCGCGATGCAGGCGAACAGCAGCAGCTCGGTCATCGGGGTGCTCTGCATGTACAGCACGTTGGCGTTGAGGGCGAACAGCCCGGCCGCGGCGGCGCCCGCGGCGCGGTCGCGGGGACGCGGCGCCGGGCGGGTGTGGCCCGCCGCCATCCAGAGCGCGATCAGGTAGACGTACCGCACCGTGATCACGTAGCCGAGCGCCGAGATCGCGGTGCCGCCGAGCCCGGAGTGGAAGAGGGCGTCCTGCCAGGTGAGCGGCAGGTCCAGCAGGTGCGGCAGGGGGAGCCACACCGCGCCGAGCTGGGCCGCGCCCGCCGTCGGGCTGTCGATCACCCGGCGGGCGATGAGCAGGTGCGAAACGGCGTCGTCGTAGGCCAGCACGGTCCCGAGACCGAGGTGGTGCAGGAGCGCCCCGGCCGACAGGACGGCCGCCGCCAGCGTCACCAGCGTCAGCACCGGGTCCCCCGGGTCGAACGCCCACCGCGCCCAGCGCAGGCCGTGGCCGTCCCGGACCAGGCCGCGGTGGACCCGCGCCAGGCTCAGCAGAGACCGGGCGATGACCCAGGGCGAGGCGCCGGTCGGACGGCCGTGCACGCGCGGGTGGTGATCGACCGGGTGCTCGATGACCCGCGCGCCCCGCTTGCCGATCTTGGCGAGCAGCTCCGGGTCGATGGCCGCGGCGTCGCCGACCAGGACCAGGTCCTCCAGCAGCCACCGGTCGAGCAGCTTGTAGGCGCAGTCGACGTCGCGGCTCCGCGTGCCCAGCAGCAGCCGGCTGACCAGCGTCCACAGGCGCCCGCCGGCCCGGCGCGCCGGCGGGTCGGCGCGCCTGCGCCGGAACCCGGTCACGGCGTCGGCCCGCTGCTCCCGCCTGGCCAGCAGCATCGCGGGCAGGTCGGCGGCCTTGAACTGGCCGTCGGAGTCGGTCAGCAGCAGGAGCCGCAGGTCGGTCCGGGCCAGCGCGACGGAGATCCCGGTGCGGACCGCCGCGCCGTAGCCCCGGTTGCGCTCGTGCCGCGCCCCGATGACGCGGTCCGGGTACCGCTCGACCAGGTCGTCCAGGACCCGGCCGGTGGCGTCGGCGCTGCCGTCGTCGACCACCACGATCCGGTGGTCGTGGCCCGCCCCCTCCAGCGTGGTCAGGAAGTCCCGCACGGTCGCGGCCAGGTTCTCCGCCTCGTGGTAGGCGGGCATGACGACGACCACGCCGTCCCGGGCGGCGCGCATTCCGGGCGATGGTCGCTCCGCCGTCGTCACGGGGCCGTTTTCCGAACACAGATCATGGCAATTCCCTACAATGGCGGTCCGTCGTTCCGTGCCCCCTTCTTTTCGCGCGGCGGCACCGGTTCCCCATCCTCGCGCCGATCACTTCCGGCGGCATTGCCCGGCGGCCAAACCCGAGCAAAGATCGGCCGCGGGGGCACCGGTGCCGCCATGACAGGGCCCGGATCTCCGGAACGGCCGTCCCGCCCTCCGCGGGCACGGCGGGGGCGGTGACGGCCGGGCGCCGCCCGGACACGGGAGGCCGCCCGGGTCTTGTCATATACGATTTCGTGTATGTAATCTCATACGAACGATCGGGGGCGCAGCGACGGAACGGCGCCGTGCGGGCGCCGGGGAAGGCGAAACGCGCATGACCGATTCGCACGATTCCGAGCACACCGGCACCCGTGTCGCGGAGGACGCGCACCTCGCGGAGGAGACGCACCTCGCGGAGCACGACGCCGCCATCGCACGGCACAAACGCCTGGTCCTCACCGCCGCGGCGGCCACGTTCCTGCTGTTCATGGCCTTCCCGGTCACGACCTCGTTCACCGGGGCGCTGGACGGGGTCGTCCACGGCATCGGGATCGGCTACGCCGCCGGCCTCGCGGTGATCGTGGCCCCCGTCCTCGCGGCCATCGCCTACCGCAGGTGGGCCGCGCGTCCCGGCCGGGGGGTGCGGCGGTGAACCGCACGGCGGTCCTGATCGTCCTCGCCCTGATCGCGGTCACGCTCGTGCTCACGGCGCGGGCCGCGCGGCGCAACAAGGACACCGACGACCACTACGTGGCGGGCGGCCGTGTCGGCGGCTGGCAGAACGGCCTCGCGCTCGCCGGCGACCAGCTGTCGGCGGCCTCGTTCCTCGGCATCACCGGCGCCGTGGCGCTGACGGGCTTCGGCGGGTTCTACCTGGCCGTCGGCGTGCCCGCCGCGTACCTGCTGATGCTCATGGTGATCGCCGAGCCGCTGCGCAACCTCGGCCGGTACACGCTCGCGGACGCGGTGGCGGCACGGTTCGAGGGACGCGGCCTGCGCGTCGCGATGGCGGTGTCCACCCTGGTCATCAGCATCATCTACATGGTGATCCAGTTCGTCGGGGCGGGGCTGCTCGCGCAGTTGCTGCTCGGCGTGGACTTCCCGGTCGCGGTGCTGGTCGTCGGCGCGCTGATGACCGTCTACACCTTCCTCGGCGGGATGGTCGGGACGACCTACATCCAGGTGTTCAAGGCCGGCGTGCTGATCGCCACGATCCTGCTGCTCCTGGTCCTGCTGACGGTGCGGACCGGCGGCGACGTCCTCGGCTCCATGCGGGACGCCGCCGCGCGGTTCGGGGACGGCGCCGTCGCGCCCCACCGCGGCGGGACGGCGGCCTCGCTGGAGACGGTGTCGCTGACCATGGGGATGGTGCTCGGCATGATGGGCCTGCCGCACGTGATGGTGCGGTTCCTGACCGTCCGGGACGCCCGCGCCGCCCGTGACTCGGCGCAGGTCGCGATGTGGATCTTCGCCGGGTTCTTCGCCGTCCTGCCGGTGTTCGGCTACGCGGCGTTGAACCTCGTGGGCCGGCAGCGGATCGTGACCGACAACAAGGCCGGGAACCTCGCGGCGCCGCGGCTGGCCGAGGAGCTCGGCGGCAACCTGCTCTTCGCCGTCACCGCGAGCGTGGTGATGGTGACGATCCTCGCGGTGCTCGCGGGCCTCGCCATCGCCTCGTCGGGCGCGATCGCCCACGACCTGTACACGACCGTGCTCAGGCGCGGGCGGGTCTCGCCGCGCGGCCAGCTCGTCGTCGGCCGCCTCGCCGGGGTCGCGATCTCGCTGGCGGCCATCCTGCTCGCGCTGTGGGCGAAGGACCTCAACATCGCCTTCCTCGGCAACGTCGCCTTCGCGGTCGCCGCGAGCACGACGATGCCGGTGCTGGTGCTGACCATCTACTGGCGCGGCCTCACCCGGTACGGGGCGGTGGCCGGGCTGCTCGGCGGGCTGGTGTCCTCGGTCGGGCTCGTCCTCGTCGGGCCGGACGTGCTCGGCGACGGCCACCTGTTCCCGCTGTCGATCCCGGCGCTGGTGTCGGTGCCGGCCGGGTTCCTGTGCGCCTGGGCCGCCAGCCTCGTCACCCGGAACCGGAAGGATGCCGCGGGCCGCCCCTACGACGAGCTGGCCCGGCGCGCGTTCCCGATGCGTCGCGGCCCCGGGACCGCGACGGCCGCCGGGTAGCACGGGCTCCCCGGCGCCCGCCGGCGGCGGTGGCGGTCAAGGCGGGGCCGCCCCGCAGGCGATCAGCCTGGGGCGGGCGTCGGGGTTGTCGGCCAGCCACGGGAGCTCGGCGATGTGCCGCCGGACGACCGGCTCGTACATCTCGTGGTAGCTCCTGTGCAGGATGTCGATCTCTTCGGGGGTCACGGTGGCCGTCCGCCAGCGCAGGACGAGGTGGGCGTCGGTGGCGCGGCCGGCGAGCGCGACGACGGTGATGCCCTCGGCAGGCTGCCAGGTGGGCGAGACGAGCGCGATGGCGAACCCGGCGGCGACGAAGCCCGCCATGCCGTTGGCGTCGACGTCGTGGTAGCGGAACCGGGGCGAGAACCCGGCGGCCTCGCACGCCGAGCGCAGCATGGCGGTGCCGCCGTCGTCGCCGCCCTGCGGCGGGATCCACGTCTCGTCCGCCAGGTCGGCCAGCTCGATGCGCCCGCGTTTCGCGAGGTGGTGGGTGGAGGGCAGCGCGACCCCGCAGGGCTCGATGCTGATGATCCGCTCGTCGGTCCCGGGCGGGCACGCCGGCGCGTGGTGGTCGGTGACCCGGCCCATGAACACGACGTCGACCTGGTCGTTGGCGAGCAGATGGTTGAGGACGCCGCCGGAGTAGTCGAGGCTGGTGCTGACCGTCCGGCCCAGCGGCCCCGTCTCCAGGCGCCGCAGCCATTCCCCCAGCAGGATGCTCGGGTGGGTGCCGAGCCGCAGCCCGGTCCGCGTGCCGTTGGTGCGGGCGGTGGCGAGCAGGTCGTCCATGTCGGCCAGCACGCCGCGGGCCCGGGACAGGACGTGCCGTCCCAGCGCGGTGGGGGCGATGCCGTCCGGGCCGCGGTGGAACAGCGGGCCGCCGAACGCCTGCTCGATCCGGCGGAGCTGGGCGCTCAGCGTCGGCTGGGAGACGCCGAGGTCGGCGGCGGCGCGCGTGATGCTGCCCGCCTCGGCGATCCGGCTCAGCACGCGCAGGTGGCGCAGTTCAACCTGCATAGCCGGGAAGCTATGCCCAATTGCGAGGGTCCGCAAGAGCGCATCACCTGTCACTCTCGTCTTCGCAGACGCGACAATTCGCCACCCGTGCGCGCTCCCGTCACCGAACCGCGCCCCTTCTTCCGCGCCGGGGCAGGTCGTCGCGTCGGCCGCCGCCCCGACCCCGCGGGGCGGCCACCCCCCGCCCCATGGAGGCATGCGGCTGTGAAAGGCAAATTCCTTCTGGTGACCGTTCTGGTCGCCGCGCTCACGGTCACCGGCATGGCGGCCCTCGCCATGTCGGCCCCCGCGAGCAGCCCGAGACCCGGCGCCGATCCGAAGGCGGCCGCGATGGCGTCGGCGGACCGGCTGGTCGGCGGACGCGTCGCCGAGCTGCGCGCCGGGAAGGACGAGAAGTTCGTCCGGACCCAGGTGGTCGGCACGCCCTGGGACCAGTACTACGTCGCCTACGAGCGCACCTACCGCGACCTGCCCGTGGTCGGCGGCGACTTCGTCGTCGCGACCGACGCCAAGGGCCACGTGCGCACCGTGTCGGTGGCGCAGAAGCAGCGGATCGCGGTCGGCGTCGCCCCGAAGGTCGGCGCGGACACGGCCGCCGGCCGGTCGCGCACGGCGCTGACCAAGCCGGACGGCCAGCGGCTCAAGCCGCGTCTGGTCGTGCACGCGCTGGCCAAGCCCCGGCTGGCGTGGGAGACGGTCGTCTCCGGCCGCGACGGCAAGCAGATGAGCCGCAAGAAGGTCTACGTCGACGCCCTGACCGGCAAGCGCTTCGACGAGCAGGAGACCATCTACGCGGGCACCGGCACCGGTGTCTGGGAGGGGTCGAACCTGACCATCGGCACCACCCAGTCCGGCGGCTCCTACACGATGAACGACCCGGGCAGGCCCGGTCTCTCGTGCGCCGACTACAGCACCGGCCAGGTCCTCTCCGGGCCCGACGACGTCTGGGGCAGCTCGTCCAAGACCGACAAGGAGTCCGGCTGCGTGGACGTCATGTACGCCGCCGCCGGTTTCTGGGACCTGCTGAAGACCTTCGGGCGGACCGGCCTGCAGAACGGCCGGTGGGCCCCGGCGAAGGTCGGCCTCAACGACATCAACGCCTACTGGACGGGCAACGAGGCCAACTTCGGCTTCAACGAGCGGAACGAGTGGATCACCGCGACCGACGTGGTGGACCACGAGTTCGGCCACGCGCTGGACAACTTCACCCCCGGCGGGATCTCCGGCGGGGGCACGCAGGAGTTCGTCGGCGACGTCTGGGGAGCGGCCGCCGAGCACTTCCTGAACAACCGCGTCGACACCCCCGACTACACCGTCGGCGAGATGGTCGACCTGGTCGGGCAGGGCCCGATCCGCAACATGTACAACCCGTCGCTGGTCGACAACGACCCGAACTGCTACTCCTCCTCCGTGCCGAACATGGAGGTGCACAAGGCGGCGGGACCGGGCAACCACTGGTTCTACCTGCTCGCCGAGGGCTCCAACCCCGGCGGTGGCAAGCCGAGCAGCCCGATCTGCCAGGGCGGTCCCTCGTCGGTGACCGGGATCGGCGCCCTGAACGCGGCGAAGATCTTCTACAACGCGATGCTGCTGAAGACCTCCGGCACCGACTACGCCCGGTACCGGACGCTGACGCTGACCGCGGCGAAGAACCTCGACCCGACCTGCAACTGGTACAACAAGGTCAAGGACGCCTGGAACGCCGTCCAGCTCGGCGCGCAGTCCGGCGAGCCGTCCTGCTCCGCCGCCGGCAACGACTTCTCGCTGACGGTGTCGCCCGGCACCGGCTCGATCAAGGCCGGCGAGTCGGCGCGCACCACCGTCAACACGACCGTCACCGGAGGCGAGTCCCAGCCGGTCGACCTGACCGCGACGGTCTCCCCCGCCGACTCCGGGCTGAGCGCGGCCTTCGACCCGGCACGGGTCCAGGCCGGCAACACCTCCACCCTCACCATCACGGCCGGTGAGAAGGCACGCGCCGGGTCGTACACGGTCACCGTGAACGCCGCCGGCGGCAGCACGCACACCGCCTCGTACACCGTCGAGGTCACCGGCGCGCCCACCACGGCGGCCGCGCCCAACATCAACATCGAGAACGTCAAGGCCCACCTCCAGCAGCTCCAGACGATCGCCTCCGGCAGCGGCGGCAACCGGCGCTCCACGAGCTCCGGCTACACCGGGTCGGTGTCCTACATCGAGGGCAAGCTGAAGGAGGCCGGGTTCACCGTGGCCCGGCAGGCGTGCACCTCCGGCTGCACCGGCGGCGCGGGACCCAACCTGATCGCCGACTGGCCCGGCGGCAGCGACAGCACCGTCTACATGTTCGGCGCCCACCTCGACAGCGTCGCCGCGGGCCCGGGCATCAACGACAACGGCTCGGGGTCGGCGGCCCTGCTGGAGGTCGCGCTCGAACTGGCCAAGAACAAGCCCACCATGCTCAACCATGTGCGGTTCGGCTGGTGGACCGACGAGGAGCAGGGCCTGCGCGGCTCGCAGTTCTACGCCAGCCGCCTGCCCACCGCCGAGCGGTCGAAGATCAAGGGCTACTTCAACTTCGACATGATCGGCTCGCCCAACGCCGGCTACTTCATCGACTACATCACCACGCCGCTGGCGGCGAACCTGAAGGGGTACTTCGACTCCATCAACGTGCCGACGGAGGAGGTCAACGAGTGCTGTAGCGACGACGGCTCCTTCCGCAACATCGGGATCCCCACCACGACCCTGTCGACGGGCGCGGGGGAAAGGAAGACCGCGGCGCAGGCGCAGAAGTGGGGCGGCACCGCCAACCAGGCGTACGACCGCTGCTACCACCAGTCCTGCGACAGCTACCCCGGCAACATCAACACCACCGCGCTGGACCGCAGCGCCGACGCGATCGCGTTCGCGCTCTGGAAGGTCGCCGTGGGCGGCCAGGCACCGCCCGCCAAGCCGCTGTCGGCGGCGCCTGACGTCCCTGTCGAGAACGTCAAGGCGCACCTGCAGCAGCTGCAGACGATCGCGACGGCCAACGGCGGCACCCGCCGCTCCACCGGCGCCGGCTACACCGGCTCGGTGTCCTACATCGAGGGCAAGCTCAAAGAGGCCGGGTTCACCGTGGCCCGCCAGCCCTGCACCTCCGGCTGCACCAGCGGCGCCGGACCCAACCTGATCGCCGACTGGCCCGGCGGCAACGACAACACCGTCT carries:
- a CDS encoding DNA/RNA non-specific endonuclease — encoded protein: MELYEREHDRQRAEAARRVAERTPERRERETALASPGGLAVADSPERIARRVDRLGRLAGDGGVLEPDPRLQRIIDTVDYLGVRYLDAGVAASRAVARIDIRDGDGRTVGYGTGALVSPVLLLTNHHVLPNAATARTSAAEFDYQDGVDGRPLPSVVHPLDPDRFFLADAGLDFALVAVGAPPADLAEFGFDPLIEAEGKEIVGEFVTIVQHPRGGRKQVALRENRIVDVPGGFLHYAADTEPGSSGSPVFNDQWEVVALHHASVPAPRQDELGGFVNEGIRISRICRAVREADLTGEQRGLAEAIFAPARPEGTALRDAPAVALDPDYAGRGGYDPAFLARPLPLPVPSAELAAVASAELRYHHFSVVMHRRRRLALFTAGNIDGALAKRPKRQSDRWIFDPRLPVGEQTGESVYRDNDLDRGHLVRRLDPAWGTTAVEAKAAEDDTFHFTNSTPQHHAFNAGQTLWLGLEDYVLGNADNHDLAVTVFTGPVLADDDDAYRGVQLPREFWKVVAMARESGELSVTGYLLSQAALIEDLPTEESFSYGAYRTFQVPVRRIADITGLGFDQHIQADPLERLEATPAPRELTRPEDIVL
- a CDS encoding glycosyltransferase family 2 protein; this translates as MTLTGTALGSSAPSVPITPLDDGLSARRVLSRGQVAVAAVLVTAVGAVSVLHVTAGLGPPPGRLAETAVTVVTAVYLLSLVFRAAMVAAAWTSRPADPGEDGTPPLPDGELPVYTVLVPLYREANVLPELLDRLGRLDYPADRLQILLLIEDDDEETRAALPGLGPPFEVVRIPPSLPRTKPKACNVGLARARGEFVVIYDAEDRPDPDQLRKAVRAFRSQPDRVVCVQAELQYWNPWTNWLTRCFAAEYATTFGLWLRGLDRLRLAIPLGGTSNHFRGDALAALGGWDPYNVTEDADLGIRIARRGWEVRMMASVTEEEANSRLGNWIRQRSRWIKGYLQTWLVHTRHPVLLWRQLGTRRTLAFHLTMGFPALTTLVNPFFWTLTLVYLCTGTRHIQPMFAPLTLYGGVTTMIVGNLLMIYCAMAGCMERGLFPAVRTMVTVPLYWGLMSVAAYKALYQLARPSRRHFWELTDHGLVGQDRPSTPPRPRVNPATESPIRR
- a CDS encoding glycosyltransferase family 2 protein, producing MRAARDGVVVVMPAYHEAENLAATVRDFLTTLEGAGHDHRIVVVDDGSADATGRVLDDLVERYPDRVIGARHERNRGYGAAVRTGISVALARTDLRLLLLTDSDGQFKAADLPAMLLARREQRADAVTGFRRRRADPPARRAGGRLWTLVSRLLLGTRSRDVDCAYKLLDRWLLEDLVLVGDAAAIDPELLAKIGKRGARVIEHPVDHHPRVHGRPTGASPWVIARSLLSLARVHRGLVRDGHGLRWARWAFDPGDPVLTLVTLAAAVLSAGALLHHLGLGTVLAYDDAVSHLLIARRVIDSPTAGAAQLGAVWLPLPHLLDLPLTWQDALFHSGLGGTAISALGYVITVRYVYLIALWMAAGHTRPAPRPRDRAAGAAAAGLFALNANVLYMQSTPMTELLLFACIAAAVHHLQAWCHGGRLPRLAMASAATAAATLTRYEGWLLAVAVLAVVGYTALRRRKGYAYLEAHLAFFAIVAFSGIAAWTGWAYVIFGDPFFWYSGEYAKPSNWVMAGDENVGALAASARTYAMAVVHDLGYPALAAALAGLAAYGWRLRLRPSAVAPYVLLVFAPFFVYALFSGQRPLHVPEVHGHFYNVRFGLVMALAVAVFAGYPVSLLPSRPRMLGRVRAAAAAAVAATVVAVPGTATLAEPLGWKDAAPGQRARDAARWLRAHYDGGTVLMENHGNEQVAFGSRVPMGRVLYEGSFRLWERALADPADSRVRWIYARTLAGSPDRTWRTLRGDPSALRGYALVYQDADQRVYRRAGTP
- a CDS encoding DUF485 domain-containing protein, coding for MTDSHDSEHTGTRVAEDAHLAEETHLAEHDAAIARHKRLVLTAAAATFLLFMAFPVTTSFTGALDGVVHGIGIGYAAGLAVIVAPVLAAIAYRRWAARPGRGVRR
- a CDS encoding cation acetate symporter — encoded protein: MNRTAVLIVLALIAVTLVLTARAARRNKDTDDHYVAGGRVGGWQNGLALAGDQLSAASFLGITGAVALTGFGGFYLAVGVPAAYLLMLMVIAEPLRNLGRYTLADAVAARFEGRGLRVAMAVSTLVISIIYMVIQFVGAGLLAQLLLGVDFPVAVLVVGALMTVYTFLGGMVGTTYIQVFKAGVLIATILLLLVLLTVRTGGDVLGSMRDAAARFGDGAVAPHRGGTAASLETVSLTMGMVLGMMGLPHVMVRFLTVRDARAARDSAQVAMWIFAGFFAVLPVFGYAALNLVGRQRIVTDNKAGNLAAPRLAEELGGNLLFAVTASVVMVTILAVLAGLAIASSGAIAHDLYTTVLRRGRVSPRGQLVVGRLAGVAISLAAILLALWAKDLNIAFLGNVAFAVAASTTMPVLVLTIYWRGLTRYGAVAGLLGGLVSSVGLVLVGPDVLGDGHLFPLSIPALVSVPAGFLCAWAASLVTRNRKDAAGRPYDELARRAFPMRRGPGTATAAG
- a CDS encoding LysR family transcriptional regulator — translated: MQVELRHLRVLSRIAEAGSITRAAADLGVSQPTLSAQLRRIEQAFGGPLFHRGPDGIAPTALGRHVLSRARGVLADMDDLLATARTNGTRTGLRLGTHPSILLGEWLRRLETGPLGRTVSTSLDYSGGVLNHLLANDQVDVVFMGRVTDHHAPACPPGTDERIISIEPCGVALPSTHHLAKRGRIELADLADETWIPPQGGDDGGTAMLRSACEAAGFSPRFRYHDVDANGMAGFVAAGFAIALVSPTWQPAEGITVVALAGRATDAHLVLRWRTATVTPEEIDILHRSYHEMYEPVVRRHIAELPWLADNPDARPRLIACGAAPP